Proteins encoded in a region of the Pseudothermotoga elfii DSM 9442 = NBRC 107921 genome:
- a CDS encoding YkvA family protein: protein MNKDRVLTGKTKALAVITIAYALNPLDLIPDFIPVLGQLDDFIIIPLLIKCTLSSIPEELLKDYKSRAKNLNIGKRFNLTTVFIIVFWLLMILWLIDSVLKQIR from the coding sequence ATGAATAAAGATAGGGTGCTGACAGGGAAAACAAAAGCTCTCGCTGTTATAACAATAGCCTATGCATTAAATCCACTCGACCTGATTCCTGACTTCATACCTGTATTGGGACAACTGGATGATTTCATCATAATCCCATTACTGATAAAATGTACTCTGAGTTCTATACCAGAAGAACTCTTAAAAGACTACAAAAGCAGAGCAAAAAACTTGAATATCGGAAAAAGATTCAACCTTACAACTGTTTTTATTATTGTTTTCTGGCTTTTAATGATTTTATGGTTGATAGATTCAGTTTTAAAACAAATTAGATAG
- a CDS encoding redox-sensing transcriptional repressor Rex, protein MQNYQNKELILIPKPTLDRLKLYHRFLNEIDFEYVSSEIMSQRLGVSPEQIRKDFTYLKTMGKPKVGYHVETLRKELDELFGVRKTTKVILVGAGHLGKALVNYPGFTQYGIEIVAVFDNDKEKIGKFVNDLAILPMRDLRRVIKRFEVEIGIICVPKESAQQVANLLLTNGIKGIWNFAPVRLLVPDDVFVVDEDMIQSLLTLKHYLELKKQKEKHE, encoded by the coding sequence ATGCAAAATTATCAAAATAAAGAACTAATTTTGATACCAAAACCGACTTTGGACAGATTGAAATTGTACCACAGGTTTCTGAATGAGATCGATTTCGAATACGTTTCATCTGAAATAATGTCTCAAAGGCTCGGGGTAAGCCCCGAGCAAATTCGAAAGGATTTTACATATCTGAAAACAATGGGGAAGCCAAAGGTCGGTTATCACGTCGAAACTCTTCGCAAAGAACTCGATGAATTATTCGGCGTTCGAAAAACAACAAAGGTGATACTGGTTGGCGCAGGACATCTTGGAAAAGCCCTTGTGAATTACCCGGGCTTTACTCAATACGGGATTGAAATAGTTGCTGTTTTTGACAACGACAAAGAAAAAATAGGGAAATTCGTGAACGATCTGGCAATACTTCCCATGAGAGACCTGAGAAGAGTTATAAAGCGATTTGAGGTTGAAATAGGTATAATCTGCGTTCCCAAGGAATCAGCTCAGCAGGTTGCCAATCTGCTTCTCACTAATGGAATAAAAGGTATCTGGAATTTTGCGCCAGTAAGACTCCTTGTTCCAGATGACGTGTTTGTTGTAGATGAAGATATGATTCAAAGCTTATTAACTCTCAAGCACTATTTAGAGTTAAAAAAACAGAAAGAAAAGCATGAGTAA
- a CDS encoding [Fe-Fe] hydrogenase large subunit C-terminal domain-containing protein, whose protein sequence is MRIYVNGREVEIKDNSKNVLEALKDIGIEIPNLCYLSETSVYGACRMCLVEVDGKDIVTSCTLKPREGMKIKTNTPEIYELRRGILELILATHNRDCTICDRNGSCKLQKYAEEFGIRDIRFTKIKKDNVVDKSSPIVRDNSKCILCGDCVRVCEEVQGIGVIDFAYRGFSTQVTPAFSNELAKSECVYCGQCVAHCPTAALTFRNDLEKLYQALSSDKIVIGMVAPAVRVAIQEELSLESDLAMAERIATFLRMSGFNKVFDVAFGADLVAYEEAHEFYERLSRQEKLPQFTSCCPAWVKYVEQYYPKFVENLSTVKSPQQALGSLIKKIYAKKMGLNPQDIFLVSFMPCTAKKFEAEREEHAGVVDLVLTTKELSQMIKASGINIKQISPEPFDRPFGISSQGGLSFGKTGGVFGSVVSVLRDEIGISREEYDDLLEGVKIAKITLKDGKSIRAAVIFGLANARKIMKKISSGEFNVDIVEVMACNYGCIGGGGQPYPNDSRMRQKRAHILRETVGIKTLLSPVENFYVQKLYQEDLSDEHARHIIHTNYKPRKRVEFQDIEILPLPKEEKTVVRVCLGTSCYMKGSYNLLSQLIDYVRTEDLSDEVEITGTFCLEHCGKSPNVMVNDKLISEATFEKIKEVLEKYAKLSK, encoded by the coding sequence ATGAGAATATATGTCAATGGCAGAGAAGTTGAGATAAAAGATAATTCAAAAAACGTGCTGGAAGCACTTAAAGATATCGGTATCGAGATTCCAAATCTATGTTATCTCTCAGAAACCTCTGTTTATGGTGCATGCAGAATGTGCCTGGTTGAGGTAGATGGTAAAGACATAGTTACTTCCTGCACATTGAAACCGCGCGAGGGTATGAAGATAAAAACAAACACTCCCGAGATATATGAATTGAGAAGAGGCATTCTGGAATTGATTCTCGCGACACACAACAGAGACTGCACAATCTGTGATAGAAATGGAAGTTGCAAGTTGCAAAAATATGCAGAAGAATTTGGAATTAGAGATATCAGGTTCACCAAGATAAAAAAAGATAACGTAGTTGATAAATCTTCTCCAATTGTAAGAGATAATTCAAAATGCATTCTCTGCGGTGATTGTGTAAGAGTTTGTGAAGAAGTACAGGGTATCGGAGTGATCGACTTTGCCTACCGGGGTTTTTCTACCCAAGTAACTCCTGCTTTTTCAAACGAACTTGCAAAAAGTGAATGTGTCTATTGTGGCCAATGTGTAGCTCATTGTCCAACAGCCGCTTTAACTTTTAGAAACGATCTTGAAAAACTCTATCAGGCGCTTTCTTCAGACAAAATCGTCATAGGTATGGTGGCCCCAGCTGTAAGAGTGGCCATTCAAGAAGAACTATCTCTCGAATCAGATCTTGCTATGGCTGAAAGGATCGCCACATTTTTGAGAATGTCTGGCTTTAACAAAGTCTTTGATGTAGCTTTTGGTGCCGACCTCGTTGCTTACGAGGAAGCTCATGAATTTTATGAAAGGTTGTCGCGACAGGAAAAATTACCTCAGTTTACTTCCTGCTGTCCTGCGTGGGTGAAATATGTAGAACAGTATTATCCGAAATTTGTTGAAAATCTTTCAACCGTTAAATCTCCGCAGCAGGCACTTGGAAGTTTGATCAAAAAAATCTATGCAAAAAAGATGGGGCTAAATCCTCAGGATATTTTCCTTGTTTCCTTTATGCCATGCACCGCGAAAAAATTTGAGGCAGAAAGAGAAGAGCACGCTGGTGTCGTGGATCTGGTTTTGACAACCAAGGAACTTTCCCAAATGATAAAAGCGAGTGGAATAAATATAAAACAGATTTCCCCAGAACCGTTTGATAGACCGTTCGGTATATCCTCCCAGGGCGGACTGAGCTTTGGAAAAACTGGTGGCGTTTTTGGCAGTGTAGTGTCAGTTCTTAGAGACGAGATTGGCATATCACGTGAAGAGTACGACGATTTACTGGAAGGAGTGAAAATTGCAAAAATAACACTGAAAGACGGAAAATCAATAAGGGCGGCAGTGATTTTTGGCCTCGCAAATGCAAGAAAGATAATGAAAAAAATTTCTTCAGGAGAATTCAACGTAGATATTGTAGAAGTGATGGCATGTAATTATGGATGTATTGGCGGTGGCGGACAACCATATCCAAATGACTCCAGAATGAGACAAAAAAGAGCTCACATATTAAGAGAAACTGTAGGAATTAAGACGCTTCTCTCACCTGTGGAAAACTTCTATGTGCAGAAATTGTATCAGGAAGATCTCAGTGATGAACACGCACGGCACATAATTCATACAAATTACAAACCAAGAAAACGAGTTGAATTTCAAGATATAGAAATATTACCACTACCAAAAGAAGAAAAAACGGTTGTCAGGGTTTGCCTGGGTACATCCTGTTACATGAAAGGATCTTATAATCTACTTTCTCAGTTAATTGATTACGTCAGAACGGAAGATCTATCAGATGAAGTAGAGATCACAGGAACATTTTGCTTAGAACATTGTGGAAAGTCTCCAAATGTCATGGTAAATGATAAACTTATCAGTGAAGCAACCTTCGAGAAAATCAAAGAGGTGTTAGAAAAGTATGCAAAATTATCAAAATAA
- a CDS encoding NADH-ubiquinone oxidoreductase-F iron-sulfur binding region domain-containing protein yields MLNSISEALQFIELQKEKRKEKLSKLSIYVCVGTGCTAKGALKVYEEFQRVLLREGLLNSVKLAKIEDSENPLKKTGCCGRCSNGPLVNILPHGYFYSHVTVNDVEKIVEKTIKRGEPLEELLLIDPVTNDRVRSLEDSTLYKNQNFYIMEDIGKCECDSIEDYMARGGYSSLIKVLSQMQADEIIEMIKNAGLRGRGGGGFPTGLKWEAAKNSKSDVKFVVCNGDEGDPGAFMNRTLLERDPHLVLEGMIIAGYTIGAQKAYAYIRAEYPIAIQMFQKAIDDAKKLGLLGENILQTGFSFDVEIKEGAGAFVCGEETALLASIEGKRGMPRPRPPFPAQSGLWGYPTLINNVETYANISRIIRDGVEKYRLLGTENSPGTKMFSVTGPLKVTGIIEVEFGTTLRKIIYEICGGLLSGEEFKAVQIGGPSGACLSKEFLDMPLDYDTLKSADAMVGSGGIVVITKRTCMVEVARFFLDFTKRESCGKCIPCREGTMQAYNILEKFTQAKATEEDLENLEFLANLIKKTSLCGLGKTAPNPILSTLKLFKDEYLAHLNGVCPSGTCVSFKKYVVNEQLCKGCGLCAKSCPQNAIFGERGKPYKIDQEKCIKCGLCVQKCRFKAIEMI; encoded by the coding sequence ATGCTCAATAGTATTAGTGAAGCTCTTCAATTTATAGAACTTCAAAAGGAAAAGAGAAAAGAAAAGCTTTCTAAGTTATCGATCTACGTGTGCGTTGGCACTGGATGTACCGCGAAAGGTGCTTTGAAAGTTTATGAAGAGTTTCAGAGAGTACTTCTCAGGGAAGGTCTTTTAAATTCGGTAAAATTGGCTAAAATCGAAGATTCAGAAAATCCTTTGAAAAAAACTGGATGCTGCGGAAGATGTTCCAATGGACCCCTTGTCAATATTTTGCCTCACGGTTATTTTTACTCTCATGTCACAGTAAACGATGTTGAAAAAATTGTAGAAAAAACCATCAAGCGAGGAGAACCATTAGAAGAATTGCTGCTGATTGATCCTGTCACAAACGATCGAGTTAGGAGTCTTGAGGACAGTACTTTATACAAAAACCAGAATTTTTATATTATGGAAGATATTGGTAAGTGTGAATGTGACAGCATAGAAGATTATATGGCAAGGGGAGGTTATTCATCGTTAATAAAAGTACTATCGCAAATGCAAGCAGATGAAATTATAGAAATGATAAAAAACGCCGGATTAAGAGGCAGAGGTGGCGGCGGCTTCCCAACGGGCCTGAAATGGGAAGCTGCGAAAAACAGCAAATCTGATGTCAAATTTGTAGTCTGTAATGGAGATGAAGGTGACCCGGGGGCTTTTATGAATAGAACTCTACTCGAAAGAGACCCACATCTTGTTCTTGAAGGGATGATAATTGCAGGATATACCATAGGAGCACAGAAAGCTTATGCTTATATAAGGGCTGAATATCCCATAGCTATTCAGATGTTTCAGAAAGCTATTGATGATGCTAAAAAACTCGGTTTACTGGGTGAGAATATTCTTCAAACCGGGTTTTCTTTTGATGTAGAAATTAAAGAAGGAGCAGGAGCATTTGTTTGTGGAGAAGAAACAGCTTTGTTGGCCTCAATCGAAGGAAAAAGAGGTATGCCGAGACCAAGGCCACCATTTCCCGCCCAATCTGGCTTATGGGGTTATCCAACCCTTATAAACAACGTCGAAACTTACGCAAACATTTCGAGAATAATAAGAGATGGGGTTGAAAAATACAGGTTGCTTGGAACAGAAAATTCTCCCGGAACGAAGATGTTTTCTGTTACAGGCCCCTTGAAGGTCACGGGTATTATAGAAGTTGAATTTGGAACAACGTTAAGAAAAATCATTTACGAAATCTGTGGGGGCCTTTTGTCAGGAGAGGAATTCAAAGCTGTGCAGATAGGAGGCCCTTCCGGAGCATGTCTATCTAAGGAATTTCTCGATATGCCCCTTGATTACGACACGTTGAAATCGGCGGATGCCATGGTTGGCTCAGGGGGTATAGTAGTTATAACAAAAAGGACATGCATGGTTGAGGTTGCAAGATTTTTCCTGGATTTCACAAAAAGAGAATCATGTGGCAAGTGCATTCCATGCAGAGAAGGTACCATGCAGGCTTATAACATTTTGGAGAAATTTACTCAGGCAAAAGCCACAGAAGAAGATCTTGAGAATCTCGAATTTCTTGCTAACCTTATCAAAAAAACTTCTCTGTGTGGGCTTGGTAAAACAGCTCCCAACCCAATATTAAGTACATTGAAGTTGTTTAAAGACGAATACCTGGCCCATTTAAATGGAGTTTGTCCAAGTGGAACCTGCGTTTCATTCAAAAAATACGTCGTCAATGAACAATTATGTAAAGGCTGCGGTTTATGTGCAAAATCCTGTCCACAGAACGCCATTTTCGGTGAGAGAGGAAAACCCTACAAGATAGACCAGGAAAAATGTATTAAATGTGGTCTCTGCGTCCAAAAATGCAGATTCAAAGCCATAGAAATGATTTAG
- the nuoE gene encoding NADH-quinone oxidoreductase subunit NuoE, which yields MERTFEKVEEILKKHQYKKENLIRILLDVQKNYRHLPEDVVNYIAVALELPPAKIFGVGTFYSQFSLKPKGEYTILVCDGTACHMEGSLSLLKAIEEELNIKPGEVTRDLKFSVDQVGCLGACALAPAMVINDEVYGNLTPEKVKDIIRKLKEGEHNAQ from the coding sequence GTGGAAAGGACCTTTGAAAAAGTTGAGGAAATTCTGAAAAAACATCAGTACAAAAAGGAAAATCTCATAAGAATACTCCTCGATGTTCAAAAAAATTACAGACATCTTCCGGAAGATGTTGTTAACTATATCGCTGTGGCTCTTGAATTACCTCCGGCAAAAATATTCGGTGTGGGGACCTTTTATTCCCAGTTTTCTCTCAAACCCAAGGGTGAGTACACCATCCTTGTTTGTGATGGTACTGCATGTCATATGGAAGGGTCATTATCACTTTTAAAAGCAATCGAAGAAGAGCTGAATATAAAGCCGGGTGAGGTAACAAGAGATCTGAAGTTCAGCGTAGACCAAGTGGGTTGTCTTGGTGCATGTGCACTGGCTCCGGCAATGGTCATAAATGATGAAGTATACGGGAATCTTACCCCTGAAAAGGTCAAAGACATAATCAGAAAACTGAAAGAAGGTGAACATAATGCTCAATAG
- a CDS encoding SpoIIE family protein phosphatase, with protein sequence MLTCEINYAFKNKQGEEICGDSICVKKGERRIAVSVSDGLGSGVKASILSTLTTSMATTMLFNNVPTDEVFSSILATLPVCKVRGISYANLCSVVFDTETNVCHIVEYEFPVVLYFRDKKLLQIDKKQITVLGRKIFFYEISPVQGDLLFLMTDGVSQAGMGTDNFPLGFGVQNIVREIKVLLENRINSLSIVRHLVKLTERLDKGTRGDDALVAAIHFKPLEVVNLFVGPPEDKSKDEEIVKKFLSRKGKKIVCGGTTAQIFERVLEKKVKLDIMSFTEELPPIGKMDGIDLVTEGIVTLTHVFRYLQGQQEKLGYGAAMLTEMLLKADEINFTVGRAINPAHQNPLFSHDISLKFRLVQDIAQILTKMGKIVKVEYC encoded by the coding sequence ATGTTAACCTGCGAAATTAATTATGCTTTCAAAAACAAGCAAGGAGAAGAGATCTGTGGTGATTCAATCTGTGTAAAAAAAGGAGAACGCAGAATTGCCGTGAGTGTTTCCGACGGATTAGGGAGTGGTGTAAAAGCAAGCATACTTTCGACATTGACCACCTCCATGGCAACCACGATGCTGTTTAACAATGTTCCAACTGACGAGGTTTTTTCATCGATTCTTGCTACGCTTCCTGTCTGCAAAGTGAGGGGAATAAGTTATGCAAATCTCTGTTCGGTTGTTTTTGATACAGAAACTAACGTGTGCCATATTGTTGAGTACGAGTTTCCGGTCGTTCTTTATTTTAGGGACAAAAAATTACTTCAGATAGATAAAAAACAAATAACTGTTCTTGGGAGAAAGATCTTTTTTTATGAAATATCACCTGTACAGGGCGATCTACTGTTTTTAATGACAGATGGTGTATCTCAGGCAGGAATGGGAACAGATAATTTCCCCTTAGGATTTGGCGTTCAAAATATTGTCAGAGAAATTAAGGTATTACTTGAAAATAGAATAAATTCGTTAAGCATCGTTCGACATTTGGTTAAGCTCACCGAAAGGTTAGACAAAGGAACGAGGGGAGATGATGCACTTGTTGCGGCTATTCACTTCAAACCCTTAGAGGTTGTAAATCTGTTCGTTGGCCCGCCCGAGGACAAATCAAAAGATGAAGAAATAGTGAAAAAATTTCTTTCACGTAAAGGAAAAAAGATCGTATGCGGTGGAACCACAGCCCAGATCTTTGAGAGAGTGCTTGAAAAGAAAGTGAAACTCGATATTATGTCTTTCACCGAGGAACTTCCACCCATTGGCAAAATGGATGGAATCGACCTTGTTACCGAAGGAATAGTTACTTTGACGCATGTCTTTAGATATCTGCAGGGGCAACAAGAAAAATTAGGTTATGGAGCAGCCATGTTGACCGAAATGCTTCTGAAAGCAGACGAAATAAATTTCACCGTGGGGAGGGCTATTAACCCAGCTCACCAAAATCCGCTATTCAGTCACGACATATCTCTGAAATTCAGATTAGTTCAGGACATTGCACAAATCCTGACCAAAATGGGAAAAATCGTAAAAGTTGAATACTGTTAG
- a CDS encoding [Fe-Fe] hydrogenase large subunit C-terminal domain-containing protein translates to MNAIVSNDASCMYCYKCLRNCPVKSISFNHGKAKIIDEDCIQCGICIEVCPQKARTYVKSIDEFKKFIGKKFMVSLAPSFFAHFDQPYKIISLLKKLGATVVQETAVGAELVSGEYARYFLKNEETVISTACPVIVYLAERYFPEVLGHLLPVVSPMVAHATFLKQKFGDLPVVFLGPCVAKKSESQLVDIVITFEEFDEFIKNENFQLDQLIDELPTPPYPDKARMYPTSGGINYTIDGDWKTHISIEGIENVMNIFSKIDEIKTGFFIEASACIGSCINGPAIRKDINILEKRRRIMNHSANLNTEKNLIEFEAPSIDLHKKFSSKFSKVYVDEKAVQQVLKSLGKDDMKKQLNCGACGYESCKDKAVAVVLGKAEKEMCITYLVDKLKAATNRVVEESPNAIFIYKGNCLIYKNKAAEKLFLDTANLISLLNEIKIFSNRIYEIPDKGFFFVKSFTLPEDSGEVLLLVDMTKEKLQEERLKEIKHETLNKIEEMLARQMRIAQEIAGLLGESIAETKSHFVELRKFMEE, encoded by the coding sequence GTGAACGCTATCGTTTCGAACGATGCAAGTTGCATGTACTGTTACAAATGTTTGAGAAATTGCCCTGTCAAATCGATAAGTTTTAACCACGGCAAAGCCAAAATAATTGATGAAGATTGCATACAATGTGGGATATGTATAGAAGTGTGTCCTCAAAAAGCAAGAACATACGTGAAAAGTATAGATGAATTTAAGAAATTCATTGGAAAAAAATTTATGGTATCGTTAGCGCCTTCTTTTTTCGCACATTTCGATCAGCCGTATAAGATCATCTCCCTGTTAAAAAAATTAGGAGCAACAGTTGTTCAGGAAACAGCTGTTGGCGCAGAATTGGTATCAGGAGAATATGCCAGATATTTTTTGAAAAACGAAGAAACGGTGATAAGCACAGCCTGTCCTGTTATTGTCTATCTGGCAGAAAGATATTTTCCAGAGGTACTCGGTCATCTCTTGCCGGTTGTGTCCCCAATGGTCGCGCATGCTACTTTCTTAAAGCAAAAATTTGGGGATTTACCGGTGGTGTTTTTAGGACCATGTGTGGCGAAGAAAAGTGAAAGTCAGCTTGTTGACATTGTGATTACCTTCGAAGAATTCGACGAATTCATTAAAAATGAAAATTTTCAGCTTGATCAATTGATAGATGAATTACCCACTCCGCCTTATCCAGATAAGGCAAGAATGTACCCAACTTCAGGAGGTATAAATTACACAATTGATGGCGATTGGAAAACCCACATATCTATTGAAGGCATAGAAAACGTAATGAACATTTTTTCAAAAATAGACGAAATCAAAACTGGATTTTTTATAGAGGCATCTGCGTGCATTGGAAGTTGCATAAATGGACCTGCTATTAGAAAAGACATAAATATCCTCGAAAAAAGACGAAGAATAATGAATCATTCTGCTAATCTGAATACAGAGAAAAATTTGATTGAATTTGAAGCACCTTCTATTGATTTGCATAAAAAATTCTCCTCTAAATTTTCAAAGGTTTATGTGGATGAAAAAGCTGTTCAGCAAGTACTCAAATCGCTTGGAAAGGATGATATGAAAAAACAACTCAATTGTGGAGCCTGTGGTTATGAAAGTTGTAAAGACAAAGCTGTAGCAGTTGTTTTGGGAAAAGCGGAAAAAGAAATGTGTATCACGTATCTGGTGGATAAACTAAAGGCTGCCACAAATAGAGTTGTAGAAGAGTCGCCAAACGCTATTTTCATATATAAAGGCAACTGCCTAATCTACAAAAATAAAGCGGCTGAAAAGCTTTTCTTAGATACAGCCAATTTAATTTCACTGCTGAATGAAATAAAAATATTTTCTAACCGCATCTATGAAATTCCAGATAAGGGCTTCTTTTTTGTTAAGTCTTTCACTCTTCCTGAAGACAGTGGGGAAGTTTTGTTGCTCGTGGATATGACAAAAGAAAAATTACAGGAAGAAAGACTGAAGGAAATAAAACATGAAACTCTAAATAAAATCGAAGAAATGCTGGCAAGGCAAATGAGAATCGCACAGGAAATAGCTGGATTGTTAGGTGAATCGATAGCCGAGACCAAAAGCCACTTCGTAGAATTAAGAAAATTTATGGAGGAATGA
- a CDS encoding (2Fe-2S) ferredoxin domain-containing protein, whose translation MLIRVCMGSSCHLKGSYKIVQKIEQLRKKYPEIQLYGSLCFGRCSDGICVEIDGKLYTHVDDKNIEKIIEEAKT comes from the coding sequence ATGTTGATCAGAGTTTGCATGGGAAGCTCTTGCCATTTAAAAGGATCCTATAAAATTGTCCAAAAAATAGAGCAGCTTAGAAAAAAGTATCCAGAGATACAACTTTATGGATCGCTCTGTTTTGGAAGGTGCTCGGACGGAATTTGCGTGGAAATAGATGGAAAACTCTATACACATGTTGATGACAAAAACATAGAGAAGATTATCGAGGAGGCAAAGACGTGA
- a CDS encoding MFS transporter — MVWRELDKGVRNYLWLYSISGFSFSAVIAVPSFGKLMNISIENVGWLFSFSYIVQAVLTYVLGKKFEQFSTNYGLFLAKISFALGSLLFALCNGLWLFAIAQMLLSFTDVFYPCQVMYERALFPPKYRETLYSYLFFATESTKAISYTLFVFVLSPFMGGKTFLKAVFVMIFLLNFFYAFSYLKILPKIQSGLVLHKGQVIATTNFRAFFSIMLHQYLSYVAFNFSGFLVISYYLIDYFKLSSSSPFLFEMVFSASVALSWFWRKRIRTKAHINLMIGNFLILSTFLLWVIPNVYVFFISHILMGIGFILWFPAKETIKIQIAPRELGRWEGFFQGLNIFSRIFTPVLSAYVAMALGYQQVFLISSIFSAFALLASLPAATWIRKFAYQSKVD, encoded by the coding sequence ATGGTCTGGCGAGAACTCGATAAAGGCGTCAGAAATTATCTCTGGCTTTACAGCATATCAGGCTTTTCTTTTTCAGCGGTTATTGCCGTTCCGTCTTTTGGAAAATTGATGAATATATCCATAGAAAATGTAGGTTGGCTGTTTAGCTTCTCTTACATCGTGCAGGCAGTTTTGACATATGTTCTTGGGAAAAAATTCGAGCAATTTTCCACAAATTATGGTCTATTTCTCGCTAAAATCTCTTTTGCGCTTGGCTCATTACTTTTTGCTTTATGCAATGGGCTTTGGTTATTTGCCATTGCACAGATGCTGTTAAGTTTTACAGATGTATTTTACCCGTGTCAGGTAATGTATGAAAGAGCGTTATTTCCACCAAAATATAGAGAAACTCTGTATTCTTATTTATTTTTTGCCACGGAATCTACAAAGGCTATCAGTTATACGCTTTTTGTTTTTGTATTGTCTCCTTTTATGGGTGGAAAAACTTTCCTGAAGGCTGTTTTTGTTATGATCTTTCTGTTGAATTTTTTCTACGCTTTTTCGTATTTGAAAATCCTCCCAAAAATTCAAAGTGGCTTGGTATTACATAAAGGCCAGGTGATTGCTACCACAAATTTTCGTGCTTTTTTCTCAATCATGCTTCATCAATATCTTTCCTATGTTGCTTTTAATTTCTCTGGATTTCTTGTTATCTCATATTATCTGATCGATTATTTTAAACTCAGCAGCTCTTCACCATTTCTTTTTGAAATGGTTTTTTCTGCATCTGTTGCTCTGTCGTGGTTCTGGAGGAAACGCATTCGAACAAAGGCACATATCAATTTAATGATAGGAAATTTTCTGATCCTTTCGACGTTTCTCTTATGGGTAATACCAAATGTTTATGTTTTCTTCATTTCTCATATTTTGATGGGTATAGGTTTCATTCTCTGGTTTCCCGCGAAAGAAACCATAAAGATTCAGATAGCCCCAAGAGAGCTTGGGAGATGGGAAGGATTTTTTCAGGGATTGAATATTTTCAGCAGAATTTTTACCCCTGTTCTGTCTGCTTATGTGGCGATGGCCTTGGGTTATCAGCAGGTATTCTTGATTTCTTCGATATTTTCCGCTTTTGCCCTTTTAGCGTCGCTCCCGGCAGCAACCTGGATAAGAAAGTTTGCCTATCAATCAAAAGTTGATTGA
- a CDS encoding TatD family hydrolase, whose product MKFVDTHAHLHFPQFKDDLDKIISLFKSKQIEFIVNVGIDVEDSKRALELSKRSENIFCAVGVHPHEAEKVEKDYIKQLEKLAKDDKVVALGEMGLDYYRNLSPKEEQLKAFREQLILAKELDLPVILHIRNAYDDAYKLLSQIGLPGPGGVVHAFSADTEWALKFVRLGAFIGIGGPITYPKNHSLRSVVRVVGIENILSETDCPYLPPQQFRGKRNEPAYVRIVVEKISEILNQNVQKVSDVLLGNAKELFSINF is encoded by the coding sequence ATGAAATTTGTTGATACTCACGCCCATTTGCATTTTCCACAATTTAAAGATGATCTGGACAAAATAATTTCACTTTTTAAATCGAAACAGATAGAATTCATCGTCAATGTAGGTATAGATGTGGAAGATTCAAAAAGAGCACTGGAATTGTCGAAAAGATCAGAAAATATTTTCTGTGCAGTAGGCGTTCATCCACATGAAGCAGAAAAGGTTGAAAAAGATTATATAAAACAGCTGGAAAAGCTTGCAAAAGATGATAAAGTCGTTGCTCTGGGTGAAATGGGTTTAGATTATTACAGAAACCTTTCTCCAAAAGAAGAACAGTTGAAAGCCTTTAGAGAACAATTGATCCTTGCTAAGGAACTTGATTTACCGGTAATACTACACATAAGAAATGCGTATGATGATGCGTATAAGTTGCTTTCGCAGATAGGGTTACCTGGTCCTGGAGGAGTTGTTCATGCTTTCTCGGCGGACACAGAATGGGCGCTAAAATTTGTCAGACTCGGCGCATTCATTGGTATAGGTGGTCCTATAACTTATCCTAAAAACCACAGTCTACGATCTGTGGTTAGAGTTGTAGGAATTGAAAATATCCTTAGTGAAACAGATTGTCCATATTTACCACCACAGCAATTCAGAGGCAAAAGAAACGAACCAGCCTATGTCAGAATAGTTGTGGAAAAAATATCAGAAATTTTGAACCAAAATGTTCAGAAAGTTTCAGATGTACTGCTTGGGAACGCTAAGGAACTTTTCTCAATCAACTTTTGA